GTAAAATATTTCCCTAAACATTATTTACCTATCGTCTCTTATTATATGTAGATGTTCAGATAAAATACAAAATATAACTTAACATTAATTGGTATCCTTATTAAAATTTTTATTTAATATATACCTACCACTGGGAATGATTTTTAAACACCTAAAAAACTAAATAAGCGAAAGCAGTACCTGTCAAGAACACTGCTTCCGCTTGACTAAGCTTTACTTTTATAGATTTAACTCTTTTACAGGCCTTGCCTCAATATACCCTCTATATCCCATTGGAGCAAGCTGAAACCTTGGAGCTTCATCGTCCGCCCACTGAAATCCGTATATTTCAGGGTTATAGTTATTTATTACCTTCCAGAGATATAATATAGATTCCTCAAACTTTTCATCTTCGTAAGGCTGACCCTGAAAAATCATCATCTTGCAAGGATTTAAGTCTATTATCTCAAATCCTTCCGGAATGTTTCCGGAATAGTCCAGGGGTACTTCAACCCCCTGAACATATGGTGACGTACCGGGCTTAATCATTTTTTCCGGCAGCCACATTCCTGTGGGCTCGTAAATTGCCTCCTTTATACCTGATAATATATCCCATATACCGCAACCAACTTCTTCACAATATTCAAAGTAATGTTCAGCATTTTGTCCTCTCTTTAATATGAGCTTTCTCGCAGGTCTTTCAACTACTTGCACAAATACGGTTTCGGTACATGAGTTAGGATTCTCAGCCATATTATCCACTCCTTTTTGAATTCTAAGGTAATATCCACGGATTTTTTCCGGAATATAGAATCTTATTTCCGGTTTTGTTTTTGAATACTGTTTCGGAGTTATGCCAAACTGCTTTGAAAAGGCTCTGGTGAAACCCTCATGAGAATCAAAAACAAAGTCAAAAGCAGCATCAATAACTTTGATATTGTTATCCCTCAGTTTCTCAGCGGCCATATTTAATCTCAATAACCTAATATACTCAAAGGGAGCTTTACCGGTAAGCTCTTTAAATATCCTCGCAGCATACCAAGGGGAGTATCCCGCTTCGTTAGCCAGCATGTGAAGCGAGATTGGTTCTGAGATGTGCTTGTCAATGTAGTTTTGCATTTTATCAACGGTTTTTATCTTACTCCATGCATCCATTTTAATCACCTCATATAAAAGGATATCATCAGGTACAACGGATTTATTGACCTTCTTTGCAAAGAATAAAACTCAAGTATAAATTTGAGTTTTTTCCTTGCAATATTATTGTATCGCATATTTTGTTCGTTTTCAACATTTTTCTAGAATATTTTATTCTATTTTATCAAATGATTTTTGTTGCCTGTTATATTTATATTTGGAGGCATATTATGAGATTTGGTGACAGATTAAGAGAACTAAGGGAAGAACGAGATATTACCCAAAAGGAATTGGGAGAATTAATAAACGTTTCTGCCAGAGTTATTGGTTATTATGAAGCTAATGACAGATTTCCCAGAGATGAAAATGTATTAAAAACCATCGCTGATTACTTTAGTGTGTCTGTGGATTATCTTGTGGGCCGTACCGAAATCAGACATTTTTCCGATGATATTGTAGCAGAATCAAAAATCCCTTATAACCTGGATGTTAAGGGGCTTCCTGATGAAGCTCTGAAAAAGGTTGAAGAATATATTGATTTAATTAAAACCAAATACAAAACCAATAACAATTCTCCTCAAAAAAATAAAAACTCCCGGAATGTCATTCGGGAGTAAACATAAATAATATTTTTACTATGTCATTAGCATTGAATTACTTTTAAATATCCTCAGTTCCCTTTCATACTCACTTATAAGCTGCCGCCTTCTGTCTTCAAAAGTACCGTGATCCTGAATAAAATTAGTATCTTCATCCAAAAATCCAACGTTGTCTGCATTATCATTAGTCCCTTGGGGCAATATATGAATTATTTTCCCCATAGTGTTGCTCATACTTACTCATCCCTTCCAAATAACTCTTTCTTCTTTCTTTACTTTTCTTTAGTATATCAAATTTTTTAATTAATACATTAAACAGTTCGTCTCTATAGTAATTAACCATAAGGATATGCACATAGGCCATAAATGGCTTTACAAACTCTCTGATTTCCTCTGTAGTTCTTCCCAACAGCTGTTTTTCAGATATTTCAATCTGCAAAAGTGAAACTATTCCCTCATTTTCACAGAATACTGGGATAGCAATGTATTGTTCAATATTGTTTTCAGTACACTTTTTACCGTATACAAATTCTTTTTTTATCTCACCATCATTTTTCAATATATGTAAATCATTTTGCTGTTCATTAAATATTTTTACATGGTAATAACTCAAATCACTGTCAAGATAGAAGTGTTTATCAAATATACTTGGCGAAATCTGATTTGAATTACCATAGCTAATCATTTTAATATATTCCCGGCCTGTTTTTTTCTCTTTGAACCTGTGCATCAGAGAAACCTGATGAGTGTCGTTTTCCGTTGAAATTTTAATAGCGTCATAAATGTTGTGGCATACCAGAGAGGCAATGTCCTGATAGCTGAGAGTGCTAAAGTCAGCTTTTGACGGTATCATAACTGCTTTAACACAGACACTTCTGGTTATGTCGTTGAGTTTTCTGCTAATTGTCTGATTGATAACGGCTTCCCGGTTTATTACTTCTCTCAGGCACTTTACCCTGCGATCCTTGTATTTCTGATAATTATCAATCATTAAGGTTACCCAATTGTACATGATAATAAACACGAATGTTATCAGTATATGCAGCTTATCTCGGTAAAATTCCTTTTCATAGATATTATATGTCTTGAAATCGGTTAGTTGCATTTGAAAAGCAAACACAAAAGTAAATAGAAAGTTGACAAAGGTTCTGAAATACGAGGATTTAAGCAGTCTATAAAAGTAATAGAGCACAGAACCCAACTTTTTGTAATTGTTGGCAAACTTCTTTATTCTAAATATGACTTTCGAGGGTTTTTTCATTTATTGCACCTCCCTACTTTTACATAATATATTCTATAAATGGTAAAAATATCCTTTATGGGTAATAAAAAAAATCCACCGTTTTTTTATTGCCCTACGGTGGATTTTCCTGAAATATAGTTATAACAGCACTTTGAACAATTATACTTTTTATTTTTGCAGAAGTGAAGTTCCTGTCATTTCAGCAGGCTTATCAACACCCATTATGTCAAGCATTGTTGGTGCCAGGTCAGCAAGTCTTCCTTCTTTAAGTGTTGCATTTCCCAAACCAATACCGATAAGTGGTACTACGTTTGTTGTGTGTGCGGTGAATGCTCCTCCATTTTCATAATCAACCATCTGCTCTGCATTTCCGTGGTCGGCAGTTATTAATACCACTCCGCCCTGTGCAGTAACAGCATCAACTACTTTTCCTACACATTCATCAACTGCTTCAACAGCAGCCTTTGCAGCATCAAATACACCTGTGTGTCCAACCATGTCACAGTTAGCAAAATTAAGAATTATTACATCGTATTGTTTTGAATCAATTCTCTTAACCGCTTCATCAGCAACTTCATATGCACTCATTTCAGGTTTCAAGTCATAAGTAGCTACTTTCGGGGAAGGTATAAGTGCTCTGTCTTCTCCTTCGTATTGTGTTTCAACACCACCGTTGAAGAAGAAGGTAACATGTGCATACTTCTCGGTTTCAGCAATTCTCAGCTGTCTGTAGCCAAGTCTGCTTATATATTCTCCGAAGGTGTTATCCAAAGTCTGAGGCTTAAATGAAACCACAACGTTTGGCATTGTCTTGTCATACTGTGTCATACAAACAAAGAATAGAGGGAAGAAGCCTTTTGCTCTTTCAAAGCCTTTAAATTCAGGGTCAACAAAGGTTCTTGTTATTTCTCTTGCCCTGTCAGGTCTGAAATTGAAGAATATTACCGAGTCATTTGCATCTATTGTTGCAACGGGTTTACCGTTCTCCATTATAGCTGTCGGTTTTACGAATTCATCAAATTCGTTTCTTGCAAAAGATGCCTCTACAGCTTCAACTGCTGAATTTGCAGTTAAACCTTTTCCGGATACCATTACATCATATGCAAGCTGTACTCTTTCCCAGCGGTTGTCTCTGTCCATGGAATAGTATCTTCCCATTACAGATGCGATTTTGCCCACTCCGATTTCTTTAAGCTTTGCTTCAAGTTCTTCAGTATATACCTTTGAGCTGTCCGGCGGAACGTCCCTGCCGTCGTAGAAGCAGTGAATAAATACATCTTTTAAACCATTCCTCTTTGCCATCTCAACTAAGCCATACAAATGTGTATTGTGGCTGTGTACTCCGCCGTCAGATACAAGTCCGAACAGGTGAAGCTTGGAATTATTCTTTTTGCAATTCTCTACTGCCTTTAGAAATTCCTCTTTCTCAAAGAAATCTCCATCTTTTATTGACTTTGTTATTCTGGTTAATTCCTGATAAACAATTCTTCCTGCACCGATATTGGTATGTCCGACCTCAGAGTTTCCCATCTGACCCTCAGGTAGTCCTACATCCATACCGCTTGTATGAACAATGGTATTTGTATATTTAGTAAGATAGCTGTCCAAATTTGGCTTGTTTGCAGCCTGTATGGCATTTCCTTCTTGTTTCGGGTTGTTTCCGAAGCCATCAAGGATCATTAAGGTTACTAATTTCTTTTCCATATGGTTATCTCCCTCTTTTAGTGTTACTATAGTTAGACCCTCCAGTACTAACCGGAGGGTCAGATAATTCATTTTTATGCTTAAACCTAAATTTGCAGACAGAGAAGATTTATGCTTTTGCTATTATTGAGAAATCCTCAACCTTTAAGCTTGCTCCACCAACGAGTCCTCCGTCTATATCAGACATTGCAAACAAGTCAGCAGCGTTCTTTGCATTTACGCTTCCGCCGTACTGGATTCTAACCTGTTCAGCTACTTCTGAGCCGTAAAGCTCTACAACCAACTCTCTGATAATTGTGCAAACTTCATTTGCCTGTTCATTTGTAGCAGTCTTACCTGTTCCGATAGCCCAGATTGGTTCGTATGCAATAACAAGCTTGCTAACCTGTTCAGCAGTCAAGCCAAGTAATGCTACCTTTATCTGATATCTGATATGGTCAGCTGTAACTCCCTGTTCTCTCTGAGTGAGTGTTTCACCACAGCAGATGATTGGAGTCATTCCATATTTGAATATTGCATGAGCCTTTTTGTTTATCATTTCGTTGGTTTCACCGAAATATTCTCTTCTTTCGGAGTGACCGATTATTACATAGTCAACACCAAGGTCTGCAAGCATTGGGCCTGAAACTTCTCCTGTAAATGCTCCGTTTTCTTCCCAGTGCATATTCTGTGCTGCAACCTTTATGTTTGAACCCTTAGCAGCTTCAACAACTCCAGGCAGGCATACAAATGGAACACCAACTACTACTTCATTTTTTGCATCAGCAACAGCAGGCTTTAATGCATTTACAAATGTAACAGCTTCAGAAGCAGTCTTATTCATTTTCCAGTTACCAGCAGCAATTACTTTTCTTGGATTTTTATCCATAAGTACTGCTATACCCGGAAGCTCTTTACCTTCGAGGAATTCAAGAGAAGCTCCTCCACCTGTTGAAATATGTGTAATCTTATCAGCGAAACCGAGTTGTTCAACTGCAGCAGCTGAATCTCCGCCTCCAACTATAGAAAGTGCTCCTGATTCTGCAACTGCCTTTGCAATTTCCTTTGTACCTGTTGCAAAGTTAGGGAATTCAAATACGCCCATAGGTCCGTTCCAGATAACTGTCTTTGATTTCTTTATTTCTTTTGCGAATTTTTCAATTGTAAGTGATCCGATATCCATACCCATCCATCCGTCTGGCATTGCATCTGATGGAACGTATTTGATTTCAGTATCGTTCTTGAATTCCTGAGCTACCATACTTCCTATTGGAAGCATCATGTTAACTCCCTTTGCTTCTGCTTTTTCCATAAGAGTCTTAGCAAGCTCAAGCTTGTCGTCTTCACAGATTGAATTTCCGATGTGATATCCTTTTGCCTTTAAGAAGGTATAAGCCATACCACCACCGATTATCAAAGTATCAACCTTGTCAATGAGGTTTTCAATAACTGCGATTTTGTCAGAAACCTTTGCACCACCAAGGATTGCTACGAATGGTCTTGCAGGGTTAGCTAATGCCTTACCCATGAAATCGATTTCTTTCTTTATAAGGAATCCGCATACAGCAGGAAGATAGTCAGCCAACCCTGCAGTAGAAGCGTGTGCTCTGTGAGCAGTACCGAATGCATCATTTACAAATATTTCAGCCATGCTTGCAAGTTCTTTTGCAAAGTTAGCATCGTTCTTTGTTTCTTCCTTATGGAATCTTACGTTCTCAAGCATAAGAACTTCGCCGTCTTTTAATGCAGCAGCCTTTGCCTTTGCATCTTCGCCTACAACATCTTTAGCCATTATTACTTCTTTTCCAAGAAGTTCGCCAAGTCTAACAGCTGTTGGCTTCATGCTGAATTTATCTTCAAAACCTTCCTTTGGTCTTCCTAAATGGGATACAAGTATAGTCTTAGCTCCCTTGTCAACAAGATATTTGATTGTAGGAAGTGCTCCAACTATTCTCTTGTCATCAGTAATCTTTCTGTCTGCGTCCAATGGCACGTTAAAATCAACTCTTACTATTACCTTTTTGCCGGCAACATCAATGTCTTCAATTGTTTTTTTGTTCATCATGCTCATAACTTCACGCTCCTGTATATATTTTATTTATTTAAAAGATGAGTCAAAATTTAGGAAATGATTGCAATATGTATAATATCCAAATTTCCATCCAAATAACCAAAGTAATTTTACCTCTTTTTACTGGCTATTTCAATACTTTGTTAGCAAATTAACATATTTGCGACCTTCTTTAATGTTGAATAAAAGCCTTCTAACTGCTATACTTTGAAAGAAAGTAGGCAATTATAAATTTTACTTAAATTATAGTTAATTTTAAGGAGCTAATATGAAGTTGCAAAAGCCTAAGATACCTGAAAAATTAATGCAATCTGAAAATATAAATGAAATAGTAATGAACTTAACCTCTTCAGGTTATGATATTGAAAATTATCACTTTAAAAACAGCTGTTTGAGTGATATTTCCTCCATTTCTGTGGAATTTAACAAATGTATCATTGAAAAATGTCGCTTTATGAAATGCGATGTGCAGAACTTCGTGTTTGACAATGTTATATTCAGGGATTGTGATATTTCAAATATGGATTTCAGCGATGCCGTATTCAGAAATACCGAATTTATCAACTGTAATCTGACTGGTATCATACTTTCTCAGGCAAGGCTTAGTGATATATCCGTCATCTCCTGCAATATGCAGTATTCCAATTTGACAAACTCAGATATCACCCGGAGTCACATTGAAAAGTCCAACCTCTCTAACGGCTACATATGGGAAGCGAATCTAAAGGATGTGGAATTTGAACAATGTACTCTGGTATCAGTAGAATTTACAGGAACTATGTTAAAAGGGATTGATTTTACCTCCTGTAAAATGGAGGGTCTGCTTATCAGAGGGCCTGAATTAAAGGGAGCCATAGTTAATGAATTTCAAGCCCTTTCCTTGTCAAAGTTGCTTGGAATTATCATTAAGGACTAATATTTCCGCTTATTGCTTTTTCTATTTTACCAAGTGCTTCTACATAACCGCAAAGGCTATCCCAGACTTCAAGTGCAGCTGTTTTGTAATTTACTTCCGCTTCCTTTAAAGACAGTTCGGTTGCAAGCTTGTAGTTATATTTATTGAGCTGTATTATGTACTTTTGGTAAAGTGCATTTGCCTTTTTTTCTTTTATATCTATTTCATAATATTTACTTTTATAATCAGAATAGTAATTCTGGAGTAAAGCTCTTCTTTGAACAAACCATCTCCTTGCTTCAAGTTCCGCTTGCTTTTTTTCGTTAACAGCAAGTTTTATCTCATTGGATGAATCCTTATAACATTCCTTTAATATACTTATTTTTCCATCCAGTATTCTTATCTTATCCCCCATCTGCATACTTTTGTAATCATTTAAGTAAAAGCTTTTCTCTACGTCAGGAAATTTTTTAAAGGGAATAGCTTTAATAGGTGCTACAGGAACACTGATTGTTACCGCCCTTGACGTGTCCATGCCGCTGCTGCTCAATAAATTCTCCATATTCGTGTTGACTTGCTGTGTAAGTAACTCCTGCTGACTAATGTAATAGTCATAATCGGCATTATATAAGTCTATATCTGACTGGAAGGCCATATCTTTTGATTTATTTATTTCTTTTGAATTTGCTTGGAGTCTGGCGAATTCGGCAAGGGTTTTCTGAACTAAGCCTTTTTCGTACAAAAGTTTCATATTATATATATTGTCTCTAAATAAGGATAATTGGGAAGTACGTTGAATGTTACGATATAGAGATGAGTTATTATATATAAATATACTGGTTTCCTTATTCACGTACAGCTCTGCCTTCTGTGTTATTAAATCAGCCAGCACCTGTTGATTTTCAACAACGTCCTTATTTTGGTCAATGAGTTTTTTTATGTTTATAATATCATTATTAATTTTATCAAACTCCAGAGAATACTGCTGATAAAGTAGACTGCTGTTCTCTATATCCATTTCTGTGCTTTGTACATTATAGTAATTATTTAAAT
This region of Clostridium sp. BNL1100 genomic DNA includes:
- a CDS encoding AraC family transcriptional regulator; translated protein: MDAWSKIKTVDKMQNYIDKHISEPISLHMLANEAGYSPWYAARIFKELTGKAPFEYIRLLRLNMAAEKLRDNNIKVIDAAFDFVFDSHEGFTRAFSKQFGITPKQYSKTKPEIRFYIPEKIRGYYLRIQKGVDNMAENPNSCTETVFVQVVERPARKLILKRGQNAEHYFEYCEEVGCGIWDILSGIKEAIYEPTGMWLPEKMIKPGTSPYVQGVEVPLDYSGNIPEGFEIIDLNPCKMMIFQGQPYEDEKFEESILYLWKVINNYNPEIYGFQWADDEAPRFQLAPMGYRGYIEARPVKELNL
- a CDS encoding helix-turn-helix transcriptional regulator; amino-acid sequence: MRFGDRLRELREERDITQKELGELINVSARVIGYYEANDRFPRDENVLKTIADYFSVSVDYLVGRTEIRHFSDDIVAESKIPYNLDVKGLPDEALKKVEEYIDLIKTKYKTNNNSPQKNKNSRNVIRE
- the gpmI gene encoding 2,3-bisphosphoglycerate-independent phosphoglycerate mutase produces the protein MEKKLVTLMILDGFGNNPKQEGNAIQAANKPNLDSYLTKYTNTIVHTSGMDVGLPEGQMGNSEVGHTNIGAGRIVYQELTRITKSIKDGDFFEKEEFLKAVENCKKNNSKLHLFGLVSDGGVHSHNTHLYGLVEMAKRNGLKDVFIHCFYDGRDVPPDSSKVYTEELEAKLKEIGVGKIASVMGRYYSMDRDNRWERVQLAYDVMVSGKGLTANSAVEAVEASFARNEFDEFVKPTAIMENGKPVATIDANDSVIFFNFRPDRAREITRTFVDPEFKGFERAKGFFPLFFVCMTQYDKTMPNVVVSFKPQTLDNTFGEYISRLGYRQLRIAETEKYAHVTFFFNGGVETQYEGEDRALIPSPKVATYDLKPEMSAYEVADEAVKRIDSKQYDVIILNFANCDMVGHTGVFDAAKAAVEAVDECVGKVVDAVTAQGGVVLITADHGNAEQMVDYENGGAFTAHTTNVVPLIGIGLGNATLKEGRLADLAPTMLDIMGVDKPAEMTGTSLLQK
- the tpiA gene encoding triose-phosphate isomerase, whose protein sequence is MSMMNKKTIEDIDVAGKKVIVRVDFNVPLDADRKITDDKRIVGALPTIKYLVDKGAKTILVSHLGRPKEGFEDKFSMKPTAVRLGELLGKEVIMAKDVVGEDAKAKAAALKDGEVLMLENVRFHKEETKNDANFAKELASMAEIFVNDAFGTAHRAHASTAGLADYLPAVCGFLIKKEIDFMGKALANPARPFVAILGGAKVSDKIAVIENLIDKVDTLIIGGGMAYTFLKAKGYHIGNSICEDDKLELAKTLMEKAEAKGVNMMLPIGSMVAQEFKNDTEIKYVPSDAMPDGWMGMDIGSLTIEKFAKEIKKSKTVIWNGPMGVFEFPNFATGTKEIAKAVAESGALSIVGGGDSAAAVEQLGFADKITHISTGGGASLEFLEGKELPGIAVLMDKNPRKVIAAGNWKMNKTASEAVTFVNALKPAVADAKNEVVVGVPFVCLPGVVEAAKGSNIKVAAQNMHWEENGAFTGEVSGPMLADLGVDYVIIGHSERREYFGETNEMINKKAHAIFKYGMTPIICCGETLTQREQGVTADHIRYQIKVALLGLTAEQVSKLVIAYEPIWAIGTGKTATNEQANEVCTIIRELVVELYGSEVAEQVRIQYGGSVNAKNAADLFAMSDIDGGLVGGASLKVEDFSIIAKA
- a CDS encoding pentapeptide repeat-containing protein; the encoded protein is MKLQKPKIPEKLMQSENINEIVMNLTSSGYDIENYHFKNSCLSDISSISVEFNKCIIEKCRFMKCDVQNFVFDNVIFRDCDISNMDFSDAVFRNTEFINCNLTGIILSQARLSDISVISCNMQYSNLTNSDITRSHIEKSNLSNGYIWEANLKDVEFEQCTLVSVEFTGTMLKGIDFTSCKMEGLLIRGPELKGAIVNEFQALSLSKLLGIIIKD